The proteins below come from a single Quadrisphaera sp. RL12-1S genomic window:
- a CDS encoding lactonase family protein, whose translation MSDVLAVGCYTAETGGRGGGIALVARDSATGRLGGVLATHPAPSPSFLVTSGEGPLRVVHAAHELPEGAVSTWRLDGSGGALQLARVGSGGGSPCHVAVHPSGLLLVASGYDGAVGVVAVRGRPVARADELAQVITPVLPGGTPGPVLDRQAGPHPHSAAFLDARHVVVADLGTDELRVHAVVVEDGAPARLDPDPVQVVRTPPGSGPRTALVRDGRLHVTGELDGTLLTADLADGRLGALRSSPALAGSGPAGPPSEVTAVGRRHLVVATRGEQPALAVHAVDADGTPRPLVDLPLEPFGARNPRHVLALGRHLYVCAQDSDLLLHLELAGLDEDEDDAGPPRVVAHSAVRLGSPTAAVAL comes from the coding sequence GTGAGCGACGTCCTCGCCGTGGGCTGCTACACCGCCGAGACGGGTGGACGGGGCGGGGGCATCGCGCTCGTGGCGCGCGACAGCGCTACGGGGCGCCTGGGCGGCGTCCTCGCGACGCACCCCGCACCGTCGCCGTCGTTCCTGGTCACCTCCGGGGAGGGCCCGCTGCGGGTGGTGCACGCCGCGCACGAGCTGCCCGAGGGCGCGGTCTCCACCTGGCGCCTCGACGGCTCCGGAGGCGCCCTGCAGCTGGCGCGGGTGGGCAGCGGCGGTGGCTCCCCCTGCCACGTGGCGGTCCACCCGTCGGGCCTGCTGCTGGTGGCCAGCGGCTACGACGGCGCCGTGGGCGTGGTCGCGGTCCGCGGCCGGCCCGTCGCCCGCGCCGACGAGCTCGCGCAGGTCATCACGCCGGTGCTGCCCGGCGGGACCCCCGGCCCGGTGCTCGACCGGCAGGCGGGCCCGCACCCGCACTCCGCCGCCTTCCTCGACGCCCGGCACGTGGTGGTGGCCGACCTCGGCACCGACGAGCTGCGCGTCCACGCCGTCGTCGTCGAGGACGGTGCACCCGCCCGCCTCGACCCCGACCCGGTCCAGGTGGTGCGCACCCCGCCCGGCAGCGGTCCCCGCACGGCGCTGGTGCGGGACGGGCGCCTGCACGTCACCGGCGAGCTCGACGGCACCCTCCTCACCGCCGACCTCGCCGACGGCCGCCTGGGCGCGCTGCGCTCCTCCCCCGCCCTCGCCGGCAGCGGCCCGGCGGGTCCGCCGTCGGAGGTCACCGCCGTCGGGCGGCGCCACCTCGTGGTCGCGACCCGCGGCGAGCAGCCGGCCCTCGCGGTCCACGCCGTGGATGCCGACGGCACCCCCCGGCCGCTGGTCGACCTGCCCCTGGAGCCCTTCGGCGCCCGGAACCCGCGGCACGTGCTGGCGCTGGGCCGCCACCTCTACGTGTGCGCGCAGGACTCCGACCTCCTGCTGCACCTGGAGCTCGCCGGCCTGGACGAGGACGAGGACGACGCCGGGCCGCCGCGCGTGGTGGCGCACAGCGCCGTGCGCCTCGGCTCCCCCACCGCGGCGGTGGCCCTGTGA
- a CDS encoding RidA family protein, whose amino-acid sequence MTKRTALTTPDAPAAAHSFSQGVRAGNVVQVSGQGPVDPASGEYLHPGDVAAQVERTLLNVEAVLAAGGATIDDVVMLRVYLTTRDHFAAMNEAYEAFVTRRVRHGVLPARTTVMVELPREEMLVEVDALAVIA is encoded by the coding sequence ATGACCAAGCGCACAGCCCTGACCACCCCTGACGCGCCCGCCGCCGCCCACTCCTTCTCGCAGGGGGTGCGCGCCGGGAACGTGGTCCAGGTCTCGGGGCAGGGCCCGGTCGACCCCGCCTCGGGTGAGTACCTGCACCCCGGCGACGTCGCCGCGCAGGTCGAGCGGACCCTGCTCAACGTCGAGGCCGTGCTCGCTGCGGGCGGGGCGACAATCGACGACGTCGTCATGCTCCGCGTGTACCTGACGACGCGAGACCACTTCGCGGCGATGAACGAGGCCTACGAGGCGTTCGTGACCCGGCGGGTGCGTCACGGGGTGCTGCCGGCGCGGACCACGGTGATGGTCGAGCTGCCGCGCGAGGAGATGCTCGTGGAGGTCGACGCCCTCGCCGTCATCGCCTGA
- a CDS encoding N-acyl-D-amino-acid deacylase family protein has translation MTSAAPSPGPLLVRGASLVDGTGAPARRGDALVVGGRVAALGEGLARQAPPGTRLLDAGGLVLCPGFVDLHAHSDLAVLTDPAHPSRALQGVTTEVLGQDGLSYAPLAEDDDDGGRAAEVLAALDVQLAGWNGRVPDGLVTWHDVAGYLDRVDAGAAVNACYLVPQGTVRRVVVGAEDRPATPDELLRMRALVRAGLEQGAVGMSSGLTYAPGMYAGAEELVALCEEVAAAGGYWAPHTRSYGAGALEAYAEALEVGRRSGAAVHLTHATMNFPVNRGRAGELLALVEAAVAAGQDVTLDSYPYLPGSTTLAALLPGWAAAGGPDALLERLGSADQLTRLRHDVEVAGSDGCHGVPADWESVQVSGVAHPDDPWLAASVGLSVAQLAQREGRAPFAIVVDLLVRDRLGTTVLQHVGDPGNVRAVMRSPRHSVGSDGLLVGQRPHPRAWGAFAHVLGPCVRDGVLGLEEAVEHMTSRPARRLGLTDRGVLRAGAVADLVLVDPATVEGATFEEPRRPPRGIPHVLVAGVAVVADGVRTGATPGRALRPLLPPP, from the coding sequence GTGACCTCCGCGGCCCCTTCGCCCGGTCCCCTGCTGGTCAGGGGTGCATCGCTGGTCGACGGCACGGGCGCCCCGGCCCGCCGCGGTGACGCCCTCGTCGTCGGCGGGCGGGTGGCCGCGCTCGGGGAGGGCCTCGCCCGCCAGGCCCCGCCGGGCACCCGCCTGCTCGACGCCGGCGGCCTGGTGCTGTGCCCGGGGTTCGTCGACCTGCACGCCCACTCCGACCTCGCCGTCCTCACGGACCCGGCCCACCCCTCCCGGGCGCTGCAGGGGGTGACCACGGAGGTGCTCGGGCAGGACGGCCTGTCCTACGCGCCCCTCGCCGAAGACGACGACGACGGCGGACGCGCCGCCGAGGTGCTGGCCGCGCTCGACGTGCAGCTGGCCGGGTGGAACGGGCGCGTGCCGGACGGGCTCGTGACCTGGCACGACGTGGCCGGCTACCTGGACCGCGTCGACGCCGGCGCCGCGGTGAACGCCTGCTACCTCGTGCCGCAGGGGACGGTGCGGCGGGTGGTGGTCGGCGCCGAGGACCGCCCGGCGACCCCCGACGAGCTGCTCCGCATGCGCGCGCTCGTGCGCGCCGGGCTCGAGCAGGGGGCGGTGGGGATGTCGAGCGGGCTGACGTACGCCCCGGGCATGTACGCCGGCGCCGAGGAGCTGGTGGCGCTGTGCGAGGAGGTCGCCGCCGCCGGCGGGTACTGGGCGCCGCACACGCGCTCGTACGGGGCGGGGGCGCTGGAGGCCTACGCCGAGGCCCTCGAGGTGGGCCGCCGCAGCGGCGCCGCCGTCCACCTCACGCACGCGACGATGAACTTCCCCGTCAACCGCGGGCGCGCCGGGGAGCTGCTCGCCCTGGTGGAGGCCGCGGTGGCGGCGGGGCAGGACGTCACGCTGGACAGCTACCCGTACCTGCCGGGGTCCACCACGCTCGCCGCGCTGCTGCCGGGCTGGGCCGCCGCCGGCGGCCCGGACGCGCTGCTGGAGCGGCTCGGCAGCGCCGACCAGCTCACCCGGCTGCGCCACGACGTCGAGGTGGCCGGCTCCGACGGCTGCCACGGCGTGCCGGCCGACTGGGAATCCGTGCAGGTCAGCGGTGTGGCGCACCCCGACGACCCGTGGCTCGCCGCGTCGGTGGGCCTCTCGGTGGCGCAGCTGGCGCAGCGGGAGGGGCGCGCGCCGTTCGCCATCGTCGTCGACCTGCTGGTGCGGGACCGGCTGGGCACCACGGTGCTGCAGCACGTGGGAGACCCCGGCAACGTCCGCGCGGTGATGCGCTCGCCGCGCCACAGCGTGGGCAGCGACGGGCTGCTGGTGGGGCAGCGGCCGCACCCGCGGGCGTGGGGGGCGTTCGCGCACGTGCTCGGGCCGTGCGTGCGGGACGGCGTGCTGGGGCTGGAAGAGGCCGTCGAGCACATGACCTCCCGCCCGGCCCGGCGCCTGGGGCTCACCGACCGGGGCGTGCTGCGGGCCGGGGCGGTGGCGGACCTCGTGCTGGTCGACCCGGCGACCGTGGAGGGGGCGACCTTCGAGGAGCCGCGCCGCCCACCGCGCGGGATCCCGCACGTGCTGGTGGCGGGCGTCGCGGTGGTCGCCGACGGCGTGCGCACCGGCGCGACCCCCGGCCGCGCCCTGCGCCCCCTCCTCCCTCCCCCGTGA
- a CDS encoding sugar phosphate isomerase/epimerase family protein, giving the protein MQLGVSSYSFASTIAAGGMGLLDVVDQVADLGADHLEIAQAGSGGADLPDDPALADALAARAAQRGLPLTSYVIAADFRSAHEAGDLESEVQRVFSHLEVARRLGVQRVRHDVVAWAWRESSPAEAREVAELVVGPCQRVADRAAELGLATMVENHGFFMNDPARVQALVAAVGRPNFSTLVDVGNFCCVDADPLEAVRASLPTASVVHLKDFHVRAQLEPPGDPAAQGWLRTVGGAGLLGSVVGDGDLPLAAIVREVRASGFDGPVTIEFEGPEDDAAAVAKGLAHARQLWAEAA; this is encoded by the coding sequence GTGCAGCTCGGCGTCAGCTCCTACAGCTTCGCCTCGACCATCGCCGCCGGGGGGATGGGCCTGCTCGACGTCGTCGACCAGGTCGCAGACCTCGGCGCCGACCACCTCGAGATCGCCCAGGCCGGCTCCGGCGGGGCCGACCTCCCCGACGACCCGGCGCTGGCCGACGCCCTCGCCGCCCGCGCCGCCCAGCGCGGCCTGCCCCTGACCAGCTACGTCATCGCCGCCGACTTCCGCTCGGCGCACGAGGCCGGCGACCTCGAGTCCGAGGTCCAGCGCGTCTTCTCCCACCTCGAGGTGGCGCGCCGGCTCGGCGTGCAGCGCGTCCGCCACGACGTCGTCGCCTGGGCCTGGCGCGAGTCCTCGCCGGCCGAGGCCCGCGAGGTGGCCGAGCTGGTGGTCGGGCCGTGCCAGCGCGTCGCCGACCGCGCCGCCGAGCTGGGGCTGGCGACGATGGTGGAGAACCACGGCTTCTTCATGAACGACCCCGCCCGCGTGCAGGCGCTCGTGGCGGCCGTCGGCCGGCCGAACTTCTCCACCCTGGTCGACGTCGGCAACTTCTGCTGCGTGGACGCCGACCCGCTCGAGGCGGTCCGCGCGAGCCTGCCGACGGCGTCGGTGGTGCACCTCAAGGACTTCCACGTCAGGGCGCAGCTGGAGCCCCCGGGCGACCCGGCCGCGCAGGGCTGGCTGCGGACGGTCGGCGGCGCGGGCCTGCTCGGCTCGGTGGTCGGCGACGGCGACCTGCCGCTCGCGGCGATCGTCCGCGAGGTGCGAGCCTCCGGTTTCGACGGGCCCGTGACCATCGAGTTCGAGGGCCCCGAGGACGACGCCGCGGCCGTGGCGAAGGGCCTCGCGCACGCGCGCCAGCTGTGGGCGGAGGCCGCCTGA
- a CDS encoding Gfo/Idh/MocA family protein — protein sequence MAGEEGAPLGIGVVGGGSIAEWHLGSYAKNPDARIVAVADVDLSRAQARAAQYTALAAELGRDQPPVRAVGSHTELLADPEVEAVSVCTRNDTHASVAVDVLASGRSALVEKPMARTVAEAEAIVAAEAASDGVVQVGYVRRWSPNAQVLKAFADAGDLGEVYYAKATYLRQAGNPGGWFADRSISGGGPLIDVGVHFLDLAWWFMGAPRAVAVSGYTSDRLGNRGNIESLSRWKSADYDVSKNSVEDLAGAVVRFEGGAVLHLDVSYSLHGRPQVGLALFGERGGAELEPELTLFTERHDTITEVVPHVDSRSFDIVPAFQNEIDGFMRAARGLEPSIAPAAHGLEAVRIVTAVYESAAKGTEITL from the coding sequence ATGGCTGGTGAGGAGGGCGCCCCGCTGGGCATCGGCGTGGTGGGCGGCGGCTCCATCGCCGAGTGGCACCTGGGCTCCTACGCGAAGAACCCCGACGCGCGCATCGTCGCCGTCGCCGACGTCGACCTCTCCCGGGCGCAGGCCAGGGCGGCGCAGTACACGGCGCTGGCCGCCGAGCTGGGCCGGGACCAGCCGCCCGTGCGCGCCGTGGGCTCGCACACCGAGCTGCTGGCCGACCCCGAGGTCGAGGCGGTGTCCGTCTGCACCCGCAACGACACGCACGCGAGCGTCGCCGTCGACGTCCTCGCCTCCGGGCGCAGCGCGCTGGTGGAGAAGCCGATGGCCCGCACGGTGGCCGAGGCGGAGGCCATCGTGGCCGCCGAGGCGGCCTCGGACGGCGTGGTGCAGGTCGGGTACGTGCGGCGCTGGTCGCCCAACGCCCAGGTGCTCAAGGCCTTCGCCGACGCCGGCGACCTCGGCGAGGTCTACTACGCGAAGGCCACGTACCTGCGCCAGGCCGGCAACCCCGGCGGCTGGTTCGCCGACAGGTCGATCTCCGGCGGTGGGCCGCTCATCGACGTGGGCGTGCACTTCCTGGACCTGGCCTGGTGGTTCATGGGCGCGCCGCGGGCCGTCGCCGTGAGCGGCTACACCTCCGACCGGCTCGGCAACCGCGGCAACATCGAGTCGCTGAGCCGGTGGAAGTCCGCCGACTACGACGTCTCGAAGAACTCCGTGGAGGACCTCGCCGGCGCCGTCGTGAGGTTCGAGGGCGGCGCGGTGCTGCACCTGGACGTCTCGTACTCCCTGCACGGGCGGCCGCAGGTCGGTCTGGCGCTGTTCGGCGAGCGCGGCGGCGCCGAGCTCGAGCCCGAGCTCACGCTGTTCACCGAACGGCACGACACCATCACCGAGGTGGTGCCGCACGTCGACAGCCGCAGCTTCGACATCGTGCCGGCGTTCCAGAACGAGATCGACGGCTTCATGCGGGCGGCGCGCGGCCTGGAGCCGTCCATCGCGCCGGCCGCGCACGGCCTGGAGGCGGTGCGGATCGTCACCGCGGTCTACGAGTCCGCGGCGAAGGGCACCGAGATCACCCTCTAG
- a CDS encoding diguanylate cyclase domain-containing protein, producing the protein MTSRAAHRGRRRSGDRWRARRWLLAALPVLLVALADPVQRGAGLPLVAATAVVGVTEAAVAATAAVLAAARALRERAGQGPGRRPAGWWLLAAATGSWAAGQCAWVGYESVLQVEVPSPSVADLGFLGFGALAPLAVLAISRGAVRTSSRVRSLLDGVIVAGALFLLSWTLVLGPVVHTAAPSWFALAVFAAYPVSDVIALTAAIAVLSRTRAHRALVGISAGVALMAVSDSLFVYLSAVGTFSTGGLLDVLWTAAFAVMGASTLVPARPVHGDHRSSGSLHTSAALKVLPYAPFAVATAVVVLEATRHPLAGTTLAVLVALMALVFLRQALVVLDNVQLTHELQERSLALARMAYTDPLTGVANRAAFTAALEDALGARSPVVTAFCDLDAFKAVNDACGHATGDALLVAVAARLRGVVRPHDVVARLGGDEFAVLVRDDESTRGEDTAQVLRARLATALSVPFSLDPELASAAADPRGLQVLEAVSASLGVVSTAELGGSPSAEELLHEADQRMYASKRTRQTTR; encoded by the coding sequence GTGACCTCTCGCGCAGCGCACCGGGGCCGTCGCCGCTCCGGCGACCGCTGGCGCGCGCGCCGGTGGCTCCTCGCGGCGCTGCCGGTGCTGCTGGTCGCCCTCGCCGACCCGGTCCAGCGCGGCGCCGGCCTCCCGCTGGTCGCCGCCACCGCCGTCGTCGGGGTCACCGAGGCCGCGGTGGCCGCGACCGCGGCCGTCCTGGCCGCGGCGCGGGCCCTGCGCGAGCGCGCCGGACAGGGACCCGGGCGCCGGCCCGCGGGCTGGTGGCTGCTGGCCGCGGCCACCGGCTCCTGGGCCGCGGGCCAGTGCGCGTGGGTCGGCTACGAGTCGGTGCTGCAGGTGGAGGTCCCCTCGCCGTCCGTCGCCGACCTCGGCTTCCTCGGCTTCGGCGCCCTCGCGCCCCTCGCCGTCCTCGCCATCAGCCGGGGCGCGGTCCGCACCTCCTCGCGCGTGCGCAGCCTGCTCGACGGCGTCATCGTGGCGGGGGCGCTGTTCCTGCTCAGCTGGACCCTCGTGCTGGGCCCGGTGGTGCACACCGCGGCGCCGTCCTGGTTCGCGCTCGCCGTCTTCGCGGCCTACCCGGTCTCCGACGTCATCGCGCTCACCGCGGCGATCGCCGTGCTCTCGCGCACCCGCGCCCACCGCGCCCTGGTGGGCATCAGCGCCGGGGTGGCGCTCATGGCCGTCAGCGACTCCCTCTTCGTGTACCTCAGCGCCGTGGGGACGTTCTCCACCGGCGGCCTCCTCGACGTGCTGTGGACGGCCGCGTTCGCGGTCATGGGCGCCTCCACCCTCGTGCCGGCGCGGCCCGTGCACGGCGACCACCGCTCGTCCGGCTCGCTGCACACCTCGGCCGCGCTCAAGGTGCTGCCGTACGCCCCGTTCGCCGTCGCCACCGCGGTGGTGGTCCTGGAGGCCACCCGCCACCCGCTGGCGGGCACCACCCTGGCGGTGCTCGTGGCGCTCATGGCCCTGGTGTTCCTCCGCCAGGCCCTCGTCGTGCTCGACAACGTGCAGCTCACGCACGAGCTGCAGGAGCGCTCCCTCGCGCTGGCGCGGATGGCCTACACGGACCCGCTCACCGGGGTGGCCAACCGGGCCGCGTTCACCGCCGCCCTCGAGGACGCCCTGGGCGCGCGCTCACCGGTGGTCACCGCTTTCTGCGACCTGGACGCGTTCAAGGCCGTCAACGACGCCTGCGGCCACGCCACCGGCGACGCGCTGCTGGTCGCCGTGGCCGCCCGCCTGCGCGGGGTGGTCCGGCCGCACGACGTGGTCGCGCGCCTCGGCGGTGACGAGTTCGCGGTGCTGGTCCGCGACGACGAGAGCACCCGCGGCGAGGACACCGCCCAGGTGCTGCGGGCCCGGCTCGCCACGGCGCTGTCGGTGCCGTTCTCGCTGGACCCGGAGCTGGCCAGCGCCGCGGCCGACCCCCGGGGCCTGCAGGTGCTGGAGGCCGTGTCGGCGAGCCTGGGGGTGGTGTCCACCGCGGAGCTGGGCGGGAGCCCGTCCGCCGAGGAGCTGCTGCACGAGGCCGACCAGCGCATGTACGCCAGCAAGCGGACCCGCCAGACCACCCGCTGA
- a CDS encoding type III PLP-dependent enzyme domain-containing protein, with translation MDSPVDGPHEQRFDADAVGALGPWAKAVPVSAWGTTGADWVDGTGGRPPTLADLPTPVLTLDAGAVAENTAAMAAWARTARSATSDRAAAGPGVRGVDLAPHGKTSMAPALWRTQLAAGAWAVTVATPWQLAVALDAGVPRVLVAGPLLDARVHALAARALADGSAERVLAWADGVDVVTATAQARARSGADAEAGEGTGSPPLDVLVELGAPGARTGARSAEAALAVARAVVAAPGLRLAGVAGYEGALAHDASPRSLEVVRAWLRVLRDLHGRLLAEGLLTGPGAAVVSAGGSAYFDLVAEELADLHDPRGEAGPATRVVVRAGASVAHDDGFYAGITPATRGAGPALRAGLHGWARVISRPEPGLALLDAGKRDLPVDEGLPVAQAVRRGGRGPAVPVEPGTATTTALNDQHLFLRLSGAAQHLAVGDVVRLGLSHPCTAFDRWALLPVLDDARADEPRVVGLLRTVFG, from the coding sequence GTGGACAGCCCTGTGGACGGCCCGCACGAGCAGCGGTTCGACGCGGACGCGGTCGGCGCGCTCGGCCCGTGGGCCAAGGCCGTGCCCGTCTCCGCGTGGGGCACCACCGGCGCGGACTGGGTGGACGGGACCGGCGGCCGCCCCCCGACGCTCGCGGACCTGCCCACCCCCGTGCTCACGCTGGACGCCGGGGCGGTCGCGGAGAACACCGCGGCGATGGCGGCCTGGGCGCGCACGGCCCGCTCGGCCACCTCGGACCGCGCTGCCGCCGGACCGGGCGTCCGGGGCGTGGACCTGGCCCCGCACGGCAAGACGAGCATGGCGCCGGCGCTGTGGCGCACCCAGCTGGCGGCGGGTGCGTGGGCCGTCACGGTGGCGACCCCGTGGCAGCTGGCGGTGGCGCTGGACGCCGGCGTCCCCCGGGTGCTGGTGGCGGGACCGCTGCTCGACGCCCGGGTGCACGCGCTCGCGGCCCGCGCCCTGGCCGACGGCAGCGCGGAGCGCGTGCTGGCGTGGGCGGACGGGGTGGACGTCGTCACCGCCACGGCGCAGGCCCGCGCGCGCAGCGGCGCCGACGCGGAGGCCGGCGAGGGGACCGGCTCGCCGCCGCTCGACGTCCTCGTGGAGCTGGGCGCCCCGGGCGCCCGCACCGGGGCCCGCTCCGCGGAGGCGGCCCTGGCCGTGGCGCGCGCCGTGGTGGCGGCGCCGGGGCTGCGGCTGGCGGGAGTCGCGGGGTACGAGGGGGCTCTGGCGCACGACGCGTCACCGCGCTCGCTGGAGGTGGTGCGGGCGTGGCTGCGCGTGCTGCGCGACCTGCACGGGCGGCTGCTCGCCGAGGGCCTGCTCACCGGTCCCGGCGCCGCGGTGGTCTCCGCCGGGGGCAGCGCCTACTTCGACCTCGTCGCCGAGGAGCTGGCCGACCTGCACGACCCGCGCGGCGAGGCCGGTCCCGCGACCCGCGTGGTGGTGCGGGCCGGCGCCAGCGTCGCCCACGACGACGGCTTCTACGCCGGCATCACCCCGGCCACTCGCGGCGCGGGCCCGGCGCTGCGGGCCGGGCTGCACGGCTGGGCCCGGGTCATCTCCCGCCCGGAGCCGGGCCTGGCGCTGCTGGACGCGGGCAAGCGGGACCTCCCCGTCGACGAGGGCCTGCCCGTGGCGCAGGCCGTGCGCCGCGGCGGCCGCGGCCCCGCGGTGCCGGTGGAGCCCGGCACGGCCACCACCACCGCCCTCAACGACCAGCACCTGTTCCTGCGGCTGAGCGGCGCCGCGCAGCACCTGGCCGTCGGCGACGTGGTGCGCCTGGGGCTGTCGCACCCGTGCACGGCGTTCGACAGGTGGGCGCTGCTGCCCGTGCTGGACGACGCCCGCGCCGACGAGCCGCGGGTGGTGGGCCTGCTGCGGACGGTCTTCGGGTGA
- a CDS encoding M81 family metallopeptidase yields the protein MTSPVTSPHRPRIAVLGASLEASTHSPGATLTSDFVRLDGEELLASRPWLAPGTPLRETADWVGLTHYRAIPGAPVPAADWAEMTGVLLGGLERALAQGPLDGVLLDVHGAMSVVGTDDPEAELAAAVRRLVGPDCLVSTGMDLHGNVSELLAQACDLLTCYRMAPHEDAEETKERAARNLVDRLLAAARGEVPLRPLKARVPVPVLLPGEKTSTRVEPAASLYALVPQVEARPGVLDAGIWIGYAWADLPRSSACVVVTGDDEAAVRAGAEELARAMWAVRDDFAFVAPTGSLAECLDAAAEAVARGVRPFFVSDSGDNPTAGGSGDATWTLTRLLERPEVASGQLEVVYASVPDAEAARAAAAAGVGARVQLRVGARVDDVHAPPVALDAVVEHVHVGDPVARTEVVLRTGGLRLLLTERRKPYHLEGDFLRNGIDARAADVVVVKIGYLEPELFAMAADWRLALTPGGVDQDLARLPHERIARPMHPYDAFGGPGGAPEPSLEAVLVGGLESSSPN from the coding sequence GTGACCAGCCCCGTGACCAGCCCCCACCGCCCCCGCATCGCCGTGCTCGGCGCCAGCCTCGAGGCGAGCACCCACTCCCCCGGTGCCACCCTGACCAGCGACTTCGTGCGGCTCGACGGCGAGGAGCTGCTCGCCTCGCGCCCGTGGCTGGCGCCCGGCACCCCGCTGCGCGAGACCGCGGACTGGGTGGGGCTGACGCACTACCGGGCCATCCCCGGCGCGCCCGTGCCCGCGGCGGACTGGGCCGAGATGACCGGGGTGCTGCTCGGCGGGCTGGAGCGCGCCCTGGCGCAGGGCCCGCTGGACGGGGTGCTCCTCGACGTCCACGGCGCCATGAGCGTGGTGGGCACCGACGACCCGGAGGCCGAGCTCGCCGCGGCCGTGCGACGCCTCGTGGGGCCGGACTGCCTGGTCAGCACCGGGATGGACCTGCACGGCAACGTCTCCGAGCTGCTGGCGCAGGCCTGCGACCTGCTCACCTGCTACCGGATGGCGCCCCACGAGGACGCGGAGGAGACCAAGGAGCGCGCGGCGCGCAACCTCGTGGACCGCCTGCTCGCCGCCGCGCGCGGCGAGGTGCCGCTGCGTCCGCTCAAGGCGCGCGTCCCGGTGCCCGTGCTGCTGCCCGGGGAGAAGACCAGCACGCGCGTGGAGCCCGCGGCGTCCCTGTACGCCCTGGTCCCGCAGGTGGAGGCTCGCCCCGGTGTGCTCGACGCCGGCATCTGGATCGGGTACGCCTGGGCCGACCTGCCGCGCAGCTCGGCGTGCGTGGTGGTCACCGGGGACGACGAGGCCGCCGTGAGGGCCGGCGCGGAGGAGCTGGCGCGGGCCATGTGGGCCGTGCGGGACGACTTCGCGTTCGTGGCCCCCACCGGCTCCCTCGCCGAGTGCCTCGACGCCGCCGCGGAGGCCGTGGCCCGCGGGGTGCGGCCGTTCTTCGTCTCCGACTCCGGGGACAACCCCACCGCGGGCGGCAGCGGTGACGCGACGTGGACGCTGACCCGGCTGCTGGAGCGCCCGGAGGTGGCCTCCGGGCAGCTGGAGGTGGTCTACGCCTCCGTCCCGGACGCCGAGGCGGCGCGCGCCGCCGCGGCCGCGGGGGTCGGCGCGCGCGTGCAGCTGCGGGTGGGGGCGCGGGTGGACGACGTGCACGCGCCGCCGGTGGCCCTGGACGCCGTGGTCGAGCACGTGCACGTCGGCGACCCCGTCGCCCGCACCGAGGTGGTGCTGCGCACCGGCGGCCTGCGGCTGCTGCTCACCGAGCGCCGCAAGCCCTACCACCTCGAGGGCGACTTCCTCCGCAACGGGATCGACGCGCGGGCGGCCGACGTCGTCGTCGTCAAGATCGGCTACCTGGAGCCGGAGCTGTTCGCCATGGCGGCCGACTGGCGGCTCGCCCTCACCCCCGGCGGCGTGGACCAGGACCTGGCGCGGCTGCCGCACGAGCGCATCGCGCGCCCGATGCACCCCTACGACGCCTTCGGCGGCCCCGGCGGGGCCCCGGAGCCGTCGCTGGAGGCGGTGCTGGTGGGCGGGCTGGAAAGTTCGTCACCGAACTAA